A genomic stretch from Nitrospirae bacterium YQR-1 includes:
- the tadA gene encoding Flp pilus assembly complex ATPase component TadA, translated as MTTEKKKRIGEMLLDSGVINKKQLETALERQHQLREQGEIALLGSVLTELKILTSNQLLSFIQLNNINIPLGEYLVIDKKITKEELKAVLEIQRQNPQKRIGSILVEELKLINNETLLRTIAKQHNLPRIKPDISELDSELFFIFSAKMLMDNRFIPYKKYQGEQGSIIYHCIISESDIKNTQKIKNEMLKEIKNYLIASGDRSKMTLSVEFALAGLNEIMEFIPHVFNSKDAISLSQKIVVEATAATEILYIGTKYYSSNYNLNIFMQLIMKAIDLKTSDIHIEPTKHNLRIRFRIDGILVEQPGLPKTLNTAFVRGLKNYFRFKDSHIQNVIVDDRKRVFYEDKNIETDLRISILPTVYGDKMVIRILIQSDVVPTFEKLGMYKNLVEKYRMVCSMSSGIVIVTGPTGSGKTTMLYSTLDALNKEEISILTLEDPPEYLIDGVAQARVGADDTRETSYSKGIKASLRQDPDIIMFGEMRDHESATMALTAGLTGHLLFTTLHTNDASAAISRLLDMGIRPFLLSSTLVSILGQRLVRVVCPDCKVEYKPLWEDIEFFTLFINGVPEEIENGKLKFYKGGGCNNCNNTGFKGRVAIHELLCMNEEIKKAVLNGAMAKEAENIARSYGMTSLVEDGFLKATEGVTTLEEVLRVSKNLENPRIKRNIDEIRYLLKGNLPRNDFLSAIFSITFR; from the coding sequence ATGACAACCGAGAAAAAAAAAAGAATTGGCGAGATGTTATTAGACTCAGGGGTGATTAACAAGAAGCAACTGGAAACTGCATTAGAAAGACAACATCAGTTAAGAGAACAGGGTGAAATAGCTCTGCTGGGTAGTGTTCTGACGGAGCTAAAAATATTAACATCAAATCAGTTGCTCTCATTTATCCAGCTCAACAATATAAATATCCCTCTTGGCGAGTACCTGGTTATTGACAAAAAGATAACAAAAGAAGAGCTTAAAGCCGTTTTAGAAATTCAAAGGCAAAATCCGCAAAAAAGAATCGGTTCCATTTTGGTAGAAGAGCTTAAACTCATTAATAACGAAACTCTTCTCAGAACCATAGCAAAACAGCATAATCTGCCAAGAATTAAGCCGGATATTTCAGAATTGGACTCTGAACTATTTTTTATTTTTTCCGCTAAAATGTTGATGGATAACAGATTTATTCCTTACAAGAAGTACCAGGGAGAACAGGGAAGCATAATTTACCATTGCATTATTTCTGAGTCGGATATAAAAAACACCCAAAAGATCAAAAATGAGATGCTGAAGGAAATTAAAAATTACCTGATCGCCTCCGGAGACAGAAGTAAAATGACGTTATCCGTGGAGTTTGCCCTTGCCGGCTTAAATGAAATAATGGAATTCATCCCTCATGTTTTTAATAGCAAGGATGCAATATCATTATCTCAGAAAATAGTCGTGGAAGCTACAGCGGCAACCGAAATCCTTTATATCGGCACAAAGTATTATTCCTCAAATTACAATCTCAATATATTTATGCAGCTTATTATGAAGGCAATAGACCTTAAAACCTCCGATATACATATTGAGCCGACTAAGCATAACTTAAGAATTCGTTTCCGTATAGACGGAATATTAGTGGAGCAGCCTGGTTTGCCAAAGACATTAAATACTGCTTTTGTAAGAGGATTAAAAAACTATTTCAGGTTTAAGGACTCTCATATTCAAAATGTCATTGTGGATGACCGTAAGAGGGTTTTTTATGAAGACAAAAATATAGAAACTGATTTGAGAATATCCATTCTTCCTACTGTTTATGGCGATAAGATGGTGATAAGAATTCTGATACAATCTGATGTAGTGCCGACATTTGAAAAATTAGGGATGTATAAAAACTTAGTAGAAAAGTATAGAATGGTTTGCTCTATGTCCTCCGGCATTGTGATAGTGACAGGCCCTACAGGTTCAGGTAAGACTACCATGCTTTACTCAACTCTGGATGCTCTGAACAAGGAGGAAATCAGCATTCTTACACTTGAGGACCCGCCGGAGTATCTCATAGACGGAGTGGCACAGGCTCGTGTCGGTGCAGATGATACAAGGGAAACATCATACAGCAAAGGGATAAAAGCATCTTTGCGTCAGGACCCCGACATTATAATGTTTGGAGAGATGCGGGATCATGAATCCGCCACGATGGCCTTAACAGCCGGATTAACAGGACACTTGCTCTTTACGACACTTCATACCAATGACGCCTCAGCAGCCATATCCCGTCTGCTTGACATGGGTATAAGGCCGTTTCTGCTATCCTCTACCTTGGTCTCAATACTGGGGCAGAGACTGGTTAGGGTAGTATGTCCAGACTGTAAGGTGGAATATAAACCTCTCTGGGAGGACATTGAATTTTTCACGTTATTTATAAATGGGGTACCGGAGGAAATTGAAAATGGTAAATTGAAGTTTTACAAGGGCGGCGGTTGTAATAACTGTAATAACACCGGATTTAAGGGCAGGGTAGCAATTCACGAACTGCTTTGTATGAATGAAGAGATTAAGAAAGCTGTATTAAACGGAGCAATGGCTAAAGAAGCTGAAAATATTGCCAGAAGCTACGGAATGACGTCACTTGTGGAGGACGGTTTCCTGAAAGCAACTGAGGGCGTTACAACTTTAGAAGAGGTGTTAAGAGTATCTAAGAATCTTGAAAATCCCAGAATTAAACGTAATATTGACGAGATCAGATATCTGCTGAAAGGAAATCTGCCAAGAAATGATTTTCTTTCGGCAATATTTTCAATTACGTTTAGATAA
- a CDS encoding AGE family epimerase/isomerase, whose protein sequence is MKYFTQSLRVTGYVRKKYNAAGMFEIAANSGDVFEAFITGDTYFYMVRNTDLLDRDRTDYTVSDKLDRYIAEKQLVSAYGIIIIHDDKTRFDVKSVVIFGNSPDKYVFEEGHWWLSQITSFADTWLQRQFGLGDTFDFTGYRTNLNAAGGKMDDYTVQECDTITRLIYGLSSAYSLTGNRRYLDAAKAGIKYQQDMFKTISLDGTFVVWHHAVDRGKKILPSSFNEDSGTIPLYEQIYAIAGMAQYYRLTHDWDVYDDIKKTVEFFEHYYRDTKLKGFFSHIDPVNFRHDSIGLQEFNRNKKNWNSVGDHAPAYMINLLLATEDIALYKDDYKYYKDLQEEQAELICDKFIDNDSLYIKERFLADWTYDDHYQWQQDRSVVGHNLKIAWNLTRLYFLYGKEKYLQYAEKIADKIPEGGLDMIRGGWYDVVERHPKNGMPIDFPWHNRKAWWQQEQGILAYLILTGTTKDEKKKEKYRALARESVAFWNLAFLDKDYGETYFDVLENGYPYLVDDRAMSASHSKSGYHSMELNYLAHIYYRLLVEKDRPLTLYFCLSPDRNVECLNLLPDYLPRNEIEVKSLTVNGEDYKDYLGFQVRLGDKHKGEEVTVIAQLGTK, encoded by the coding sequence ATGAAGTACTTTACGCAAAGTCTCAGAGTTACAGGTTATGTACGAAAAAAGTATAACGCCGCAGGTATGTTTGAAATAGCGGCCAACAGCGGTGACGTCTTTGAGGCATTTATTACAGGCGATACGTATTTTTACATGGTGCGCAACACCGATCTTCTTGACAGAGACAGGACGGACTACACTGTGTCAGACAAACTTGACAGATACATTGCAGAAAAACAGCTTGTGTCGGCATACGGAATAATTATTATACATGATGACAAGACAAGGTTTGACGTTAAGTCCGTAGTAATATTCGGCAACAGCCCGGACAAGTACGTCTTTGAAGAGGGGCACTGGTGGCTTTCCCAGATAACCTCATTTGCCGACACATGGCTTCAGCGGCAGTTTGGACTGGGCGATACATTTGATTTCACCGGCTATCGCACTAATTTAAACGCTGCCGGGGGCAAGATGGATGACTACACGGTTCAGGAGTGTGACACCATAACCAGACTGATTTACGGCCTCTCCTCAGCATACTCCCTTACCGGCAACAGAAGGTATCTCGATGCTGCCAAAGCAGGCATAAAATACCAACAGGACATGTTTAAGACTATAAGCCTTGACGGCACTTTTGTCGTTTGGCACCATGCCGTGGACAGGGGCAAAAAGATTCTCCCTTCAAGTTTTAACGAGGACTCCGGTACTATCCCACTGTATGAGCAGATATATGCAATTGCCGGCATGGCACAGTACTACCGTTTAACCCATGACTGGGATGTCTATGATGATATTAAGAAAACGGTCGAGTTCTTTGAGCACTACTACAGGGATACTAAGTTAAAGGGGTTCTTTTCACACATTGATCCTGTTAATTTCCGCCACGACTCTATAGGGCTTCAGGAGTTTAACAGAAACAAAAAGAACTGGAACTCTGTTGGAGACCACGCTCCTGCTTATATGATTAACCTGCTGCTTGCCACCGAGGATATTGCTCTTTACAAGGATGACTACAAGTACTACAAGGACTTGCAGGAGGAGCAGGCGGAGCTCATCTGTGATAAGTTTATAGATAACGATTCTTTATACATAAAAGAGCGTTTTTTGGCCGACTGGACATACGATGACCATTATCAGTGGCAGCAGGACAGAAGTGTTGTAGGGCATAACCTGAAAATCGCATGGAACCTTACGCGTTTATATTTCCTCTACGGCAAGGAGAAGTACCTCCAATATGCAGAGAAAATTGCTGATAAGATACCTGAAGGCGGCCTTGATATGATAAGGGGCGGTTGGTACGACGTTGTCGAGAGGCATCCAAAGAATGGTATGCCGATAGATTTTCCGTGGCATAACCGCAAAGCGTGGTGGCAGCAGGAGCAGGGAATTCTGGCCTATTTGATCTTAACGGGTACAACAAAGGACGAGAAAAAGAAGGAAAAATACCGGGCGCTGGCAAGGGAGTCTGTAGCGTTTTGGAATCTGGCATTTTTGGATAAAGACTACGGCGAGACTTATTTCGATGTTCTTGAAAACGGCTACCCGTACTTAGTTGATGACAGGGCCATGTCAGCAAGCCATTCAAAATCAGGTTACCACAGCATGGAGCTTAACTATTTAGCACACATATACTACAGGCTGCTTGTGGAAAAGGACAGACCACTCACTCTTTACTTCTGCCTCTCCCCTGACAGAAACGTAGAGTGTCTGAACCTGCTGCCGGATTATTTACCTAGAAACGAGATTGAAGTCAAGAGCCTTACTGTAAACGGTGAGGATTATAAGGACTACCTTGGTTTTCAGGTAAGACTGGGTGACAAACACAAGGGGGAAGAGGTTACAGTCATCGCCCAGCTGGGTACTAAATGA
- a CDS encoding DJ-1/PfpI family protein, whose amino-acid sequence MLCKKIGVFIEDEWVAVSFNTIISALKEAGLVPVVITTNREWGDGMKKSFPYDNEPAQYLKADLSVNEVIISDYAGFVFGGGYWVDRLRWWFKKKGQNGKLEIPEPIALVSSILESDKHKVGVICHSMWLLCSLKDKVKAKNVTCAYNIIDDVTNAGFNYVDTDVHIDGNLITGRMSANSDVFIKEYINQLKK is encoded by the coding sequence ATGCTTTGTAAGAAAATCGGTGTTTTTATTGAGGACGAGTGGGTTGCCGTCAGTTTTAACACAATAATAAGCGCTCTGAAAGAGGCCGGCCTTGTGCCCGTTGTGATTACAACAAACAGGGAATGGGGCGACGGCATGAAGAAAAGTTTTCCGTATGATAACGAGCCGGCTCAGTACCTGAAAGCCGACCTTAGCGTTAACGAGGTAATCATAAGTGATTATGCTGGTTTTGTATTTGGCGGCGGTTACTGGGTGGACAGACTGCGGTGGTGGTTTAAAAAGAAAGGACAAAACGGAAAGCTTGAAATACCGGAGCCTATAGCGCTGGTTTCTTCCATCCTTGAGTCAGACAAGCATAAAGTGGGCGTAATCTGCCACTCAATGTGGCTGCTTTGCTCTCTCAAAGACAAGGTAAAAGCTAAGAATGTGACTTGCGCCTATAACATCATTGATGATGTAACAAACGCAGGATTTAATTATGTTGACACTGACGTGCATATTGACGGCAACCTGATTACAGGCCGCATGAGTGCTAATTCAGATGTATTTATAAAGGAATATATCAATCAACTGAAAAAGTAA
- a CDS encoding alpha-amylase family glycosyl hydrolase, with protein sequence MPQISIPVKFQYVTGITRRVFENVRLSGSWVTRGRLNQAEYSNDWSKVEMTEVTGTDGCPVFEAVVNFHSSQAGYLFRWGVTVDRITTASSVTGKDLWGITTEVNDINSTEKYRVFTLNATPADGIQTEAYYLTNCRRLGANKYFVAGQSAPLIQFALWAPNARAVEVVFGTVSCGYISDYGVGIDPAAPSIPMVRQRDGVWVTAPVDDFAAYDHKKPYMFRITNRNGRTVYRTDLYSRCQIGSGRTNPRGAPYNGGYRDLDGTTSCSVVVDPEMVVADFQNANSINPSDYVTQEVFWQGDDTNRSNAAFPKRVDDLIIYELHVGALGYGKKDANGNNVAGDIGDAIALLNNNYISDIGVTCVELLPISEFGGVESWGYGTSHYFAVEYSSGGRDQIKHFIRACHSKGMGVLFDVVYNHFAPDGERAQWMYDSGTHEENIYYWFEGRSGDYRKIDGTPFPDGGYIDNMSTGYSPRFYEEMVRKMFISSAVMLMEEFHVDGFRLDQTTSMHSYNVLHADGRPMGNVNAFGAKFLREYCATLKLIKPEVVITAEDHSEWDRVTMPVSAGGLGFDAAWYADFFHNLNGGSGNYTDKARLIKRAGYGNNEPLRIDSFSGALSWAGHNKVVYHESHDEAGNAENSARTIVVAVNYAPLFGETRRYAEGRCKFAVSMAVLSPGTPMFLFGEEVGAENAYKYDNFYMHKEDIVNMRATYGANLYKYYQDLLTLRKTNREALCSRNIDIVHVHNANRVIAFRRWGFIPSRIGENHEYLIVGSLNNSPFDHGYTISNIRSGDGNWREVLNSDAAVYGGHNVGNYSETIRSSGGTITVVIPANGVVVFRKQ encoded by the coding sequence ATGCCGCAAATATCAATACCGGTAAAGTTTCAGTACGTAACGGGTATAACAAGGCGTGTGTTTGAAAACGTGCGCTTAAGCGGGAGCTGGGTTACCCGCGGTAGGCTCAATCAAGCCGAGTATTCTAATGATTGGTCCAAAGTGGAGATGACTGAAGTCACAGGAACAGACGGCTGCCCTGTGTTTGAGGCTGTGGTTAACTTTCATTCCTCTCAGGCAGGATACCTTTTTAGGTGGGGTGTCACTGTTGACAGGATTACAACCGCCTCAAGCGTTACAGGCAAAGACCTATGGGGAATTACCACTGAGGTAAATGATATTAACTCCACGGAAAAATATCGGGTCTTTACATTAAACGCCACCCCGGCAGATGGTATTCAGACGGAGGCCTATTATCTTACAAACTGCAGACGTCTGGGTGCAAACAAGTATTTTGTTGCCGGTCAGAGTGCACCATTGATACAGTTTGCCCTGTGGGCCCCTAACGCAAGGGCTGTGGAGGTTGTCTTTGGTACAGTGTCCTGCGGCTATATTTCCGACTATGGGGTAGGCATAGACCCTGCCGCTCCGTCAATCCCTATGGTACGCCAGCGTGACGGTGTTTGGGTAACGGCACCGGTAGATGATTTTGCCGCCTATGACCACAAAAAGCCGTACATGTTCCGGATAACCAACAGAAACGGCCGCACTGTCTATCGTACCGATTTGTACTCAAGGTGTCAAATAGGCTCAGGGAGAACAAACCCAAGGGGTGCACCATATAACGGCGGTTACAGAGACCTCGATGGTACGACCAGTTGTTCGGTTGTGGTTGACCCTGAGATGGTGGTTGCCGATTTTCAGAATGCCAACTCAATAAACCCATCTGATTATGTAACTCAGGAGGTGTTTTGGCAGGGAGATGACACAAACCGCTCTAATGCCGCATTTCCAAAAAGGGTTGATGACTTGATTATCTATGAACTTCATGTAGGCGCTCTGGGTTACGGTAAAAAGGATGCAAACGGTAACAACGTTGCCGGGGATATCGGAGATGCTATAGCTCTGTTAAATAACAATTATATAAGCGATATAGGGGTAACATGTGTGGAGCTGCTGCCTATATCGGAATTTGGCGGCGTTGAGTCATGGGGATACGGGACGTCTCACTACTTCGCTGTTGAGTACAGCTCAGGGGGCAGGGACCAGATTAAGCATTTCATCAGAGCTTGCCACAGTAAGGGCATGGGTGTACTGTTTGATGTTGTGTATAACCATTTTGCCCCTGATGGTGAGCGTGCACAATGGATGTATGATTCCGGCACACATGAGGAAAACATTTACTACTGGTTTGAGGGGCGCTCCGGTGATTACAGAAAAATTGATGGAACGCCGTTTCCCGACGGCGGCTACATAGATAACATGTCAACAGGGTACTCTCCGCGCTTTTATGAGGAGATGGTCAGAAAGATGTTTATCAGCAGTGCGGTAATGCTTATGGAGGAGTTTCATGTGGATGGCTTCAGGTTGGACCAGACCACCTCAATGCACAGCTATAACGTGCTTCATGCCGACGGCAGACCGATGGGAAATGTAAACGCATTTGGAGCCAAGTTCTTAAGAGAGTACTGCGCCACGCTTAAACTGATAAAACCGGAGGTTGTAATCACCGCAGAGGACCACTCGGAGTGGGACAGGGTTACTATGCCGGTAAGTGCCGGAGGGCTAGGGTTTGACGCCGCATGGTATGCCGATTTCTTTCACAATCTAAACGGCGGAAGCGGCAATTATACCGACAAGGCACGTTTGATAAAGAGGGCAGGCTATGGTAATAATGAGCCGCTGAGAATTGATAGCTTCTCGGGGGCACTGTCATGGGCGGGACACAACAAGGTAGTCTATCATGAGTCTCACGATGAGGCAGGCAATGCAGAAAATTCAGCAAGAACCATAGTTGTTGCCGTCAATTATGCACCACTTTTTGGAGAGACCCGGCGGTATGCCGAGGGACGCTGTAAGTTTGCAGTTTCAATGGCGGTGCTCTCGCCCGGTACTCCGATGTTTCTCTTTGGGGAGGAGGTGGGTGCCGAAAATGCCTATAAGTATGACAACTTCTACATGCACAAAGAGGATATTGTTAACATGAGGGCAACGTATGGAGCAAATCTCTATAAGTATTATCAGGACTTGCTAACCCTCAGAAAGACCAACAGAGAGGCGCTTTGCAGCCGTAACATAGACATCGTCCACGTTCACAACGCCAACCGTGTGATAGCTTTCCGGCGATGGGGGTTCATACCAAGCCGGATTGGTGAAAACCATGAGTACCTGATTGTCGGAAGCCTAAACAACAGCCCGTTTGACCACGGTTATACGATAAGTAACATC